The sequence AAAGGATTGTTCAAGCTTTGCGGAGCTTTGGGGATTCCGGCGATCGCTTGAGGCTGATCCGTCGATTCTGGATTAGAGGCAGTAGACGGGTTGCGAGTTAGTTGCTCAAATAAACCCTGTGGCTCGTTTGGATCTGGAGTTTTTCCTTTTCCCGCCTTAGCAGCGCCACGATTAAATTCTTGCATTAGGGCGGGCAAGTTATCTATATCAGCACCAATCGCACTGCTTTCTTGAGAAAGGTTTGGGTCATCCGAGGGATTAGCTGCGGAATCGACTTGCTCATTCTCCGTTTCTTCATCGACAGCGCTGTTCAGCCACTCTGGATTTACCCAGTACTCCCATACCCCTAGTACTAGCATCACCATTGCGATCGCCGATCCCCAAAACGCAGGGCGCGTGAATGTCCGTAACCGTGCTTTGAAATAGCGGATGGAGGCAGGGACTTTTTTGGAAGATGACATAGCTATAGTGCAGATCGACTTGCACAAGGGGTTGTAAGTCGATTTTATACGCTATTGCCTTGAACTGGAACTGTCTTAATATACAATTTGTTAAAAAATTCCCTTCATTCGTGTAAATTTTCACCTAAGCTTTTAGTTTACTAAACTTTAAAATTAGGAAAGGAGAACAGATATGCCTCTACCAAGAACCGGCGGATTTATAGATATGCTTACGCCATGTGCAACTTTTTCTCTCCCCAATTAATTAGGAAGAGAAAAACAGTAACTTGCACCGTGCGTTCTGCTTCACTATTGATCAATATCTTGATAAAGAGCTGCTCCTAAATGATTGACGATTGATCACCCTGAACGTTTAACGGGCAGCTCGAAGCAGGAACCACGCCCCCGCTCCCAATCCAAACAGATTTGGCAACCAAGCAGCAATCACCGGAGAGAGGAAGTTACTCAATCCCAGAGCATCACCGACGGACATTAACAAATAGTAAGCAAAAATTACTATCACGCTAATCCCAAAACCTGTCGCTTTACTGGTGCGAGTCGGTCTATTGGCTAGAGCGGCACCCACGATACCAAACACCACACAAGCAAACGGTAAAGCTATTTTTTGGTGAATGCGGATTAGAAGCTTGCGAATTTTTTGCTGATTGCCACTGAGACGTTCTAATTTTAGACGTTCTCTGGCTTGTGCAAGATTCATCTCGCCGTAGTCGCGCCCAGAATTTGCCAAATCTAGGGCGGTACGAGGCAGCTGCAATTGTTGGTGTTCAAACTTTAAAATATTGCGGTAGGAAGCATCGGGAGAGATTAAATAAATCGTGCCTTTGAAAAAATCCCAGGTATTTTGTCCTGGGTTCCAAGCAGCAGATTGTGACGTGACAATTTGATTAAGCCCCTCCTGAGACCAATCTAAAATTGTCAATCCCTCCATCTTTTGCCCGTCAAATTTTTCTGCATAGAACAGGCGTTTTAGCACTTGCTCTCTTTGACCATTGGGTAGCTTGACTTTCGTATATTCTGGATAAAAAATATTGCGTTCTTGGAAAGATGGCTTTTCTTTATTTAGAGCTTTATCTAAACTAACTTTGGCTTGATAGTTCGCAGCGGGTACTACATACTCATTAAACGTAAATGCGATGCCGGTCACAACAAAACTCAGGACGATCGCTGGTAGCACCAGGCGATAAATACTCACTCCGCAGCTACGCAGGGCAACCAACTCGCTGTCAGCGGAGAGACGACTATAGGTTAATAAGGCAGCCAGTAGCACTGAGGCGGGAAAGGCATACGCCATAAACTGTGGCAGACTTAACAGCAGGACTTTCAAAACGAGCGATGCGGGTAGACCTACATCCACAGTCCTTCGCATCAGGTCAAATAAACTGCCAATCGTTACCCCGATGGAAGAAAAGAATCCCATGCCAAATAGGAAAGGCGCGACTAGCTCGGTGCCAATATAGCGATCCATTACCGAGACTGTCGAAATCAGAGGGTAGAGCGGATTGAAAGATTTGGTCATTGGTCAAGGAGCGATGGGTAATGGCTAATGGGTAATTTGTAATGGGTAATTGGGGAAGAGTTTTAAGTTTTAGAAATGCAGAGATCGCGTCTGAATTTTGAATTTAAGATTTTCTTGTGATTCAAAATTCCATGTTTCTCACTCATTACTCTGGGATTACCAATTCCCAATTCCCAATTACCTAAGACTATCTCTGGAAGTCATCTCCTAAGTAGTACTGTCGCACTAAGGGGTTATTGTAGAGTTCTTCAGCGTTGCCAGATGCGAGGATTTGTCCGTCGCGCATGATGTAGGCTCGATCGGTGATGGCGAGGGTTTCGCGGACGTTGTGATCGGTGATCAAGATACCCATGTAGCGATCGCGCAGTCCGGCAATAATTTTTTGAATCTCCGATACGGCAATCGGATCGACACCGGCAAACGGCTCATCCAATAGCAAAAATTTTGGTCCTTCTCGCCCAGATGCTAAGGATCTCGCCAACTCGGTGCGCCGACGTTCTCCCCCAGACACGCGAATCCCTAGTGTATTTGCTACTTTTTCTAGCCGAAACTCTTGCAGCAAGCCATCTAGACGGTTTTGCCACTCGCGACGAGGCACGCCTGTTTGTTCCAGCACTAGGAGAAGATTGTCTTGGACGGTGAGGTTGCGAAAAATACTGGCTTCCTGAGCAAGATAGCCAATGCCTAAATGCGCTCGTTTGTGGATGGGTAAGGTGGTGATGTCCTGGTCATTCAGCCAAACCGTGCCCTGATCGGGTTTTTCCAAGCCAGTTGCAATGTAAAAGGTCGTCGTTTTACCGGCACCGTTGGGACCGAGTAGCCCCACGACTTCTCCTTGCGCTACTGAAAGGTTGACGCGATTGACGATCGCACGTTTGCCGTAAGACTTGTGAATATTCTCCAGTACGATTTTCATCATCGAAATAGCTAATTGTTCGTTGCTAATGGCTAACTGCTAATTATTAAAAGCCATTAGCGATTAGCCATTCGCGATTCGCGATTAGCCATGTGACAAATGGCTAGCGACTATTCGGCGTTTTGAAGGCTGGCTTAGGATTGACGGCGGGAGCCGGTGGCGCTACGGATGTAGTTGGAGAATTTGGATCGGCGACCAGATAAACTGATTCTACCTGCCGATTGGACTGAGGCAGGGCAACAAAGCGTCCTTCATCGATCAGATAGGTGATTGTCTCGCCTCGGAGACTATTGCCTTGTTGCAGGACGTAGACGTTACCACTCAGAACGATCCGACGCTCTTTGCTGAAATACTGCGCTTGGGCAGCAGTTGCCTGAATCTGCCGCGAGGGGTAATACATTTGCACGTTGCCACGAGCCGTTACCACGCCTGTTTTCGAGTTAGCTTCTTGCACATCAGAACGGACGGTGAGGGCGCGTCCATCATCGGCGGTTTGGGCTTGGGCGGTTTGGATTTGGGTGGGGATAGCGATCGCTCCTGCTAAAACAGCTGGAAGCATCAGCACTAATCCCAGACGACGCATTAGACTTTGATTAAATTGAAATGAGGACATCATGGGTCTTGCGGAGACATCAAAGACGGTGATCGGCTCTTGTGCCTAGTTTACTCTTTCTAAAGGATCGATCCAGAACAAATCCAGCGAGAACTAGGCACAACAATCCCGACGTTTCTGAGTCTTGAGAAGTTTCTAACCCTCTATTCGCAGTATTTTTGGCAACTGTGAGGCATTCTCGTCTTGTTGCATCTGCTCTACAAAATCAACCACGTTTTCTGCTCCAGCTTGTTGCAGTGCCGTCAACAGTTCGGCACTCTGTTCCCGCAGTTCGGTGACATCAATTCCACTGTAAGCCGGTTCGTATGCCTCTAAGCGGCGCATTCCCTCTCCCAGTAAAATAACTGCACCGCGCCAGTTAAGGTTGCCTAGGTGATAACATCCAACGGCAATTTGCAGCACTCCCTGATAAAATCTTTTTTCCGGCTCGCTGGCTTCCATCCACAGAGCCTCTAAGGTGTCGTGGCAGGCGTAAAATTCGCGCTGATTAAACTCTTCGATCCCTTGCCAAAATTCAGATGGGATTTCTTCAGTCATTAGTCGAGAACTCTATCAATCATTTCATCACTCTGTCGTTTTCGGTTCCCACCGTCAAGCATTTTTCCTGGTGGTTAGGTTTGTCTCCAGGCGTCATAATCTCTAACCGCTCCAGAAACCGCTCCAGACCAAGATGCTTATGAACAGCCGCTTCGCGAGTGGTTGGTGGAAAACATCCAGAATCAGCGATCGCTTTAAGTTTTTAACAAGTAGTAAAAACTGCTGAAAAACGAGTTTATTAAAGTTTAAATAAAGCTAAAGTAAGCGGAAATTTAAGAGAATCTTTTTTGCAAGTGGGAGACTTTATCTCAAAAACATCCAGGAACGGGTGACTAGCACAGACATTACCTAGACATTGCATAGACATTATAGGTTTGAGGCTCCAGCTAATCGGTAATCCATGATTGGTAATCGGGCTAAAGAACATTCCTACCTAATTAGCAACTTTTGAATTAGCGACTAGCTGAACAAATCTCGTTACATACTATCGCGTACAGCTTTAATTTCTTCCAGGGAGATTTCCTGCATCTCACCCCGAAACTCGTTATCTTCTGTCAGAAATAACATGCAGTGGCACTCTTTTCGCTCTCGCATCGGTACGCAAGGACAATTCCAGAAAGTTGCATGTACCTCTGCTTCTTTATCTTCGTAGTGGCGACAGGGGCACAAAGGGGCACCTAGATCATCTTTATGCTTGGCGAGTCCTTCAATCACTACGGCTGTTACTGAAGGATCGACGCAGAAGTAGGTGCCAGTACGCTTGGCGTAAGTTTCGGAGAAATGGCGCATCGCCTCTAGACTTTTTTCGCTAGATTTTGTTTCAGTTTCTGATGGGTTCATAAAATGAGATGACGCGAGATCGACAGGTGTTTATGCATTGTATCTTAAGCCTTTTCCCCAAGGAGGTTGGCTGGGATCGATGCAATCGGGCAAGCTTACTTCAGAGGGGATTGTAGCTGAAGGTGTAGCGGCTGCTCGGTATTGATGACAATGCCAGAGGAATTGCGATTGACGGGCATTGCAGGCTCAGTTGAAGGCTCCGGCATCCAGATCATCCAGCGGCTACCGGGGGGTAAAGCGCTTAGGGTAAGATGATTCGGAGTCAGCCAGATTAAGGGAAGCGTGGGTGGATCTCCAGCACGGGCATCTTCTCCAGCGTAGGTTGCGGCTAAAGTTTCTAAAACCACGCGATGACCTTGCACCAAACCTGTGGACGCTGTCCAAAGTTTTACACTTAACTGACGCCCACTGGCATAGAAGTACAGGGATGCCGCAGCAATGACTGCTTGTTCAAAATGCTCTGGGTTCCAACTGGTGGAGCTATCGAGGCAGATAATGACTTCTTGTCCACCCGTAAAGACTTCTAGTTCGCGCACCTGGAATTCACCGTAACGGGCGCTGGTTCGCCAGTGGATTAACCGAGTGGGATCTCCAACTCGATAGGGGCGAAGCGATCGCGTGACTCCTTCTGTGGCAGCTTGGGAACGGCGATCTAAACTCAGAAATAGGGGACTTTTCTCTTGCCCAATTTCATCCACCATTGGGCAGTTGGTCAGGGGTAAAACGGTGGGATAAACAAATGCCGTAGCCGCAACTTCACGCTGGCGACGACACCAGAATAATCCTACAGGGGCAGCAGTTCTCAGTTGTACTGTGTTCCACCGATAAACCCCGCGTTTTTGTGTGGGTAGGTAGTAAATCCAGTGGTGAACGCTATGAGGAGAAATCGTTTCAATTGCCGTCTGTACAGGCTGTCCCAGTACGAAGGGGAGAACGTCCCGGACTAAGAGTAAGGTTTTGGGATGGTTAACCGGATTTTCAATTTCTAATTCAATGGTTAGATCGTCGCCGACGCTGACGGGCTGGATAGGGCGTCGGGTGACTTGAAGATGACGAAGCGATCGCACGGAGAGAAAGGCGGCGATTCCCAGTAGTGCCAAGCTGAGACCACTAATCACATACAGCCACCCCGCCATTGTGTTCGTGGCGGCTCCAAAAAAACAGATGGAGATGATTCCTAGTATCCACCCGGCGTAGGCTGGTGTCACCCAGCGAGTTTCCAGCCAGTCTGCTATTCGATAACCGATATTCATAAACAGCGCTGCCCAGTCTAGACTCTAGCTATCCCAGCACCTTAACAAAATTGTGATTACAAATAAATAAGAGATTTTACACCTGTCTGGGAATTTTTTAGAATTAAGGACATTCACGGTTGACTTAAAGAAAATTTTTAAAGGCAAGATCAATTAAACTGTGGTTTTACCGATGCTGCCAGACCCAGTGAGTACCCAGGGGAAACAAAAAAATGACCAAAGCCAATGATGCTGAAGCGACTCGCGCACACGCTCCTTCACGCATGCCACCACCACTACCGCCACCACCGATTCCTCCGCAGATGCAGCCTGGGAGACCCCCAGAGGTTAGCAGCGCAACTTCCATTAAACAGATGGTAAAAGATGCCTATGCTCAAAAGGCCTCTGACATCCATATTCGAGTCGGGCAAGTTCCTAGATATCGGATTCGAGGCCAGATGGTAGAGGCTGAGGGTCAGCTCAAAGTGACACCAGAAATGTTTGAGCAAAACCTTGCCGAGATCCTGACTCCTGCTCAGCGAAAACAGTTTGCAGAAACCAAGGAACTGGATACGGCAATTTTCTATCCAGGTTTCGTGCGTTGTCGGGTGAATTGTTTTGAATCCCTGATGGGCGGAGCGATGGTTCTACGGTTGATCAGCCTGGAGATCCCTTCTATTGATAGTTTAGGCTTACCGCAAATCCTCAAGGATATTGTGAGCAAACCGCAAGGATTGATTCTGGTGACAGGTCCCACGGGATCTGGTAAATCGACTTCCTTAGCGGCGATGATTCGTCATCTGAATGAGACGACGAATAAGCATATTGTCACAATTGAAGACCCGATTGAATTTGTCCACCCTTCCCAAAAGTGCTTGGTTAGTCAACGGGAAGTGGGTTTACATACCAATGAGTTTCACGGGGCACTGCGGTCAGTTCTGCGGGAAGATCCAGACGTGATTCTGATTGGGGAAATGCGCGATCGCATTACCGTTAATACCGCTCTGCAAGCTGCCCAAACAGGTCACTTAGTCTTAGGTACTCTGCACACTCGCAATGCTATCAACGCGGTTAACCGTTTGTTGAACTTGTACAACGCCGATGAACAGCCAGCGATGCGAATTCAGATTACCGATTCTTTGGTGGCTGTGATTGCACAACTGCTGCTGCCAACCACGGATAGTCGTCGCACAGCAGTCCACGACATCTTGATCAATACCCCGGCGATGCAGGATTACTTGCTCAAGGGTGAAGATGAGGAAGCTTATCGGTTGATGCAAGATGACTCGTTTGACGGAATGCAGGTGATGAATCAGGCGCTTTACGACCAAATGCTAGAGGGTCGGATTACCCTAGAAGCGGCATTAAGTGCTTCCCCAGATCCCAACGATCTAGATCGCCGTATCCGCACTGGCGGAATTGACGCTTCTAACGCAGCTCGTACTTGGATGTAAGCTGAGTTTTACACAAAAGCTAGGGCGATCGCTCTAAGAAAAAAGCCCGCCGTTGCGGGCTTTTTTCTTGTAGCCCCAGGCTGAAGCTTGGGGCTACTGTTGTCGAATAATTTACCGCTTCGCCAACTTCTTTGTCATCTTCCGCAGACGAATTGATTTAGGAGTGACTTCCACCAATTCATCTGAACCAATGTATTCCAAAGCACGCTCCAAACTCATATCGATTGGCGCTTGCAACTGCACTAATTCATCACCGCCAGAAGCACGGTGGTTCGTCAGCTGCTTCGCCTTGCAGACATTAAGTTCCAAATCTTGAGAACGGTTGTGTTCCCCGACAATCATGCCTTTGTAAACTTTGGTGCCCGGAGTGATAAAGAATGCACCCCGATCCTCGGCATTCTTCATCGCGTAGAAGGTAGCAACCCCTTCCTCAAACGAAATTAAAACACCGTTGCGGCGAGTTTCCATATCGCTGCTGATGGGGCGATAGTCTAGGAAGCTGTGGTTCATAATCCCTTCGCCACGGGTGAGGCGCATGAATTCACCCCGGAAGCCGATTAAACCACGGGCGGGAATTACAAATTCTAGCTGAGTGCGACCAGTGGCACTCATCTGCATATCTTGCATTTCGCCCTTGCGCTGCCCCAAACGCTCGATACAGCCACCGCTGGCTTCTTGCGGGACATCCAGCACCAAGCATTCGTAAGGTTCGCACGGTTGACCGCTGACTTCGCGGAAAATCACTTGCGGCTGGGAAACTTGAAATTCATAGCCTTCCCGGCGCATGGTTTCAATCAAGATGCCGAGGTGAAGTTCGCCTCGACCGGAAACCAGTAATTTATCGGGAGAGTCGGTATCTTCGACACGCAGGGCGACGTTCGTTTCAAGTTCGCGCAACAGGCGATCGCGTACTTGCCGTGATGTCACCATCGTCCCTTCCTGTCCAGCAAAGGGCGAATCGTTCACCGAGAAGGTCATTTGCAAGGTAGGTTCATCCACCTTAATCAGCGGCAAAGCTTGCGGTTCGTTCGGACAAGTAATTGTTTCGCCAATATTCGCATCGGCAAAACCAGCCACCGCCACAATATTTCCCGCAGAGGCTTCTGCCAAATCAATCCGCTTTAAGCCTTCAAAACCCATCAACTTGGAGATTTTGCCTTTCACAATGGCGCTGGTTTCCGTCACCAAAGCCACTTGTTGCCCCATCCGGATTGTGCCGTTATGGATTTTGCCAATCACAATCCGACCCAGATATTCAGAATAATCCAGGGTTGTCACTTGCAGTTGTAAAGGCTTATTCGGATCGCCTACAGGTGGCGCGACATGGTGCAGAATTGCCTCAAACATGGGCTGCATATCCATGTTGTCGGATTCCAGGTCATTTTTGGCATAACCGTTGATACCAGAGGCAAACAGATAAGGGAAATCGCACTGATCGTCATCTGCGCCTAGTTCCAAAAACAGATCCAAGACTTTATCAATTGCGCCGTGGGGATCAGCTTGAGGACGGTCGATTTTATTCACAACAACGATTGGGCGCAATCCCTTCTCCAGGGCTTTTTTCAGCACAAATCGCGTTTGGGGCATGGGGCCTTCATTGGCATCTACAATCAAGATACAGCCATCCACCATGCCTAACACCCGCTCGACTTCACCACCAAAATCGGCGTGTCCGGGGGTATCAATAATATTGATCAGGGTTTCTTTATATCTGACGGCGGTATTTTTCGCCAAAATTGTGATGCCTCGTTCCCGCTCTAGGGCATTGGAATCCATGACGCAATCAGGAACGTCTTCGCCTTCGCGGAAGATGCCAGATTGCCGGAGGAGGGCATCAACGAGGGTTGTTTTGCCGTGATCGACGTGGGCAATGATTGCGACGTTACGAATAGGGAGCGTCATAGAAGCGTGCCAGAGAGGGTGTTGAGATTGAAATAGATGTCTCTTGGCTTCATTAACAGAATTTGGGATTTAACATGAATGCTGTAAAGAAGCCTTAACAATTCTAGCCTAATCGCCCGAAACATGGCGCTAGTTTCATGCATCCAACCCTACCCTTCGGACGATGGGAGGGGCAAAGCCTTACATTCTTTTCAGCTTTCTTTTTAGCCTTTCGTAAGGCACAGACATAACAGACGCTAAGCGGCGCAATGATTGCGGTAGCCGTGTGAAACGAATCACTGTCCAGAAACGCGATCGCCCTTAGCCTAACTAAAGATAAGAATTGGCGAGGCAAAGATTATCACCAACAACAACATGAGGGAGACTTCATGCCAAATTTTTTAAGAACCCTTTTAACTTCAGGAGGGTTTATTCCCCACGGACACTGCTATCTTTGGAAGCCAGATTTAGTTTGGCTTCATGTTGCTTCAGATGCTTTGATTGCGCTGGCATATTATTCAATTCCATTCATGCTGGTCTATTTCGTCTACAAAAGACGAGATGTGCCTTTTAACTGGATTTTTCTGATGTTTGGCAGCTTTATCATCGCCTGTGGCACCACTCATCTAATGGAAATCTGGACGCTGTGGCATCCTACTTACTGGCTAGCCGGATGGATCAAAGCTTTTACTGCAATTGTCTCCCTCGGTACGGCGGTGCTGCTGTCAGAATTGATCCCTAAAGCGCTGGTTCTCCCTAGTCCAGAAGAATTAGAAGCGGTAAACCTGGCGCTGAGAAACGAAATACTAGAGCGTCAGCAAGTGGAGGAAGCGCTACGCGAAAGTGAAAGACGGTTCCGCGCCATTTTTAACCAAACATTTCAATTCATTGGATTACTGAAACCGGATGGCACTGTCTTAGAGATTAATCAGACAGCGCTAGAGTTCGTTGGAATTCAGGCGGCGGATATAGTTGGTCGTCCATTTTGGGATGAAGTTTGGAACCTACCGACCGAATTCCTGAATCAGTGGAAAGCAGCGATTACCGAAGCAGCAAACGGTAACTTTGTTCGTTTTGAAGGGAATCTGCCCACTCCTCAAGGCACAATGTTTGTTGATGCCTCGCTCAAACCTGTGAAAGACGAGACAGGACAAGTCGTGCTATTGATTCCCGAAGGTCGGGAAATTACCGAGCGCAAAACTGCTGAAGAAGCATTGCAGCGAGCTTATGATGAACTAGAAATTCGGGTTCGGGAAAGAACGGCAGAATTAACTACTATCAACGCATCGTTAGAAGCTGAAATTGCTGAGCGAAAACAAGCGCAAGCAGCGCTACACCAGCGAGAACAAGAACTCAAAGCGCTAGTTGAAAATACTCCAGATATCATTGCCCGATTTGATCGAGATTTACGTCATACCTATGTCAATTCAGCAATAGAAGTGGCAACAGGAGCACCGCCTGAGGTATTTATCGGCAAAACGAATCGAGAATTAGGGATGTCTGAGGATCTCGTTTGCCATTGGGAAAGCGTTATTCGCCAAGTTATTGAAACGGGTCAACAGAGTGTTGTTGAATTTCAGTTTTCGACACCGAATGGGCTGAAATATTATCAATCTCGCCTCGTAGCGGAACTTACGAAAGACGGTTTAATCAATTCTGTTCTCAGTATCTCGCGAGACATCACTGGACTGAAGCAGGTGGAGGAAGCGTTGCGAAATAGCGAACAACGATTCCGTGCCACTTTCAATCAAGCTGCTGTCGGTATTGCACAGGTAGAGATGAATGGACGATGGCGACTGGTGAACCAAAAGCTTTGCGACATTACTGGTTACACCCGCGAGGAACTTTTAGAGCGAACTTTTCAAGAGATTACTCACCCTGATGACCTCAATACTGACCTTGAATACGTCGGTCGAATGTTGGCTGGCGAGATTTCAACCTACTCAATGGAAAAGCGCTACATCTGCAAAGACACCTCCCAAATCTGGATTAATCTGACCGGATCGGTTGTTCGTGATGATGCAGGTGAACCTAGGTACTTTATTGCCATTGTGGAAGACATTAGCGATCGCAAACGATTCCGGCAGGAAATTCTACAACTCAATCAAGACTTGGAACGCCGGGTGGTCGAACGGACTGCACAACTCGAAGTCGCCAATCGGGAACTAGAAGCTTTTTCTTATTCTGTGTCCCACGATTTACGTGCGCCGCTGCGGAGTGTTGATGGCTTTAGTCAGGCGCTTTTGGAGCGCTATGCTGACACGCTGGATGAGAAAGGCAAACACTATCTGAATCGGATTCGTGCAGGCAGCCAGCGCATGGGAGAACTCATTGATGACCTGCTAGAGCTTTCGCGGGTGACACGTACCGAGATGCGGAGGACGGAAGTTGACTTAAGCGCGATCGCTTCTCAGATTGCCATTGAGCTAAGACAGACGCAACCGGAACGGCAGGTTGAATTTGCGATCGCTCCCGGCATCGTTGCACAGGGCGATGCGCGGCTTTTACGAATTATTCTAGAAAACCTCCTTCATAACGCCTGGAAATTTACGTCAAATCGCTTATATGCTTGTATTGAATTTGGCATCATACTACAGACAGACTCTCAAACTGCCTATTTTGTGAGTGACAATGGTGCTGGCTTTGACATGGCTTACGCCAACAAATTATTTGGAGCCTTTCAGCGCCTACACTCAATGACTGAGTTCCCTGGAACTGGCATCGGGCTGGCAACTGTTCAGCGGATCGTTCACCGCCACGGTGGTCGAGTATGGGCTGAAGGCGCAGTAGAACAAGGCGCAACTTTCTATTTCACGCTCTAGGGTGGGCAGAATTTAAACTTACTTCTAAACGGAAAATAAATTGAATAACCGACACATCCTATTGGTAGAAGATAATCCTGATGATGAAGAGCTTACTTTACTGGCTTTAGATGAAAGCGGTATTTCCTACAATATTGTGGTAGCCCGCGATGGAGTAGAGGCACTGGATTATCTGTTTGGTACGGGTAAGTACGCTGACAGGGACATCTACAACCTACCAGCAGTCGTTCTACTGGATATAAAGATGCCCAAAATCGATGGTTTAGAAGTGTTGCAACGACTGCGTGCCAACGAACTGACAAAACTCTTGCCAGTCGTCATTCTCACGACATCAACAGAGAAGCAAGACCTCCTCAAGGGTTACAGCTTTGGTTGTAACAGTTACATCCGCAAACCTGTAGATTATGTACAATTTATGACAGCAGTAAGGCAGTTGGGAATGTATTGGCTGCTTTTAAATGAAGCCCCACCGCTGCTAGGAATAGGATGAATCAACCGCTGCGAGTTCTCATCGTTGAAGATTTAGAAGATGATGCTGAATTACTGCTCAACGCCCTAGAGTGCGGTGGTTATGAGCCAGTTTACGAGCGGGTAGATACAGCCGTTGCCATGAATGCAGCGCTGGATAAACAACATTGGGATATTGTCATAGCAGACTACTCAATGCCCAATTTTAGCGCTCCCGCTGCTTTAACTTTGTTGAAGGATAAAGGGCTAGATTTGCCCTTCATTATTGTTTCCGGCAACATTGGCGAGGATGTTGCAGTCGCGATGATGAAAGCTGGAGCGTCTGACTACCTGATGAAAGGCAAGCTGGCGCGATTAATTCCCGCAGTTGAACGCGAGTTGCGCGAAGCAGTTGAGCGGCGCAAACGACGCGAGGCAGAACAAGCTTTACGTGAGAATGAGGAAAACTTTCGCTTACTCATCGAAAATGCATTAGACATCATCGCCGTTCTAGATACTGACGGCACTGTCTATTACAATAGCCCATCCGTTGAGAAGGTTTTAGGTTACAAGTCGGAAGAGTTAATTAGCAAAAATTTCTATAATTTTATTCATCCTGAAGATGTAGCAGAGGTTATTAATACTCTCAATCAAGCAGTTAAGAAACCAGATATTACCCTATCTATAGA comes from Coleofasciculus sp. FACHB-1120 and encodes:
- a CDS encoding LptF/LptG family permease, coding for MTKSFNPLYPLISTVSVMDRYIGTELVAPFLFGMGFFSSIGVTIGSLFDLMRRTVDVGLPASLVLKVLLLSLPQFMAYAFPASVLLAALLTYSRLSADSELVALRSCGVSIYRLVLPAIVLSFVVTGIAFTFNEYVVPAANYQAKVSLDKALNKEKPSFQERNIFYPEYTKVKLPNGQREQVLKRLFYAEKFDGQKMEGLTILDWSQEGLNQIVTSQSAAWNPGQNTWDFFKGTIYLISPDASYRNILKFEHQQLQLPRTALDLANSGRDYGEMNLAQARERLKLERLSGNQQKIRKLLIRIHQKIALPFACVVFGIVGAALANRPTRTSKATGFGISVIVIFAYYLLMSVGDALGLSNFLSPVIAAWLPNLFGLGAGAWFLLRAAR
- a CDS encoding type IV pilus twitching motility protein PilT, with the protein product MTKANDAEATRAHAPSRMPPPLPPPPIPPQMQPGRPPEVSSATSIKQMVKDAYAQKASDIHIRVGQVPRYRIRGQMVEAEGQLKVTPEMFEQNLAEILTPAQRKQFAETKELDTAIFYPGFVRCRVNCFESLMGGAMVLRLISLEIPSIDSLGLPQILKDIVSKPQGLILVTGPTGSGKSTSLAAMIRHLNETTNKHIVTIEDPIEFVHPSQKCLVSQREVGLHTNEFHGALRSVLREDPDVILIGEMRDRITVNTALQAAQTGHLVLGTLHTRNAINAVNRLLNLYNADEQPAMRIQITDSLVAVIAQLLLPTTDSRRTAVHDILINTPAMQDYLLKGEDEEAYRLMQDDSFDGMQVMNQALYDQMLEGRITLEAALSASPDPNDLDRRIRTGGIDASNAARTWM
- a CDS encoding DUF58 domain-containing protein, with protein sequence MNIGYRIADWLETRWVTPAYAGWILGIISICFFGAATNTMAGWLYVISGLSLALLGIAAFLSVRSLRHLQVTRRPIQPVSVGDDLTIELEIENPVNHPKTLLLVRDVLPFVLGQPVQTAIETISPHSVHHWIYYLPTQKRGVYRWNTVQLRTAAPVGLFWCRRQREVAATAFVYPTVLPLTNCPMVDEIGQEKSPLFLSLDRRSQAATEGVTRSLRPYRVGDPTRLIHWRTSARYGEFQVRELEVFTGGQEVIICLDSSTSWNPEHFEQAVIAAASLYFYASGRQLSVKLWTASTGLVQGHRVVLETLAATYAGEDARAGDPPTLPLIWLTPNHLTLSALPPGSRWMIWMPEPSTEPAMPVNRNSSGIVINTEQPLHLQLQSPLK
- a CDS encoding LptA/OstA family protein is translated as MMSSFQFNQSLMRRLGLVLMLPAVLAGAIAIPTQIQTAQAQTADDGRALTVRSDVQEANSKTGVVTARGNVQMYYPSRQIQATAAQAQYFSKERRIVLSGNVYVLQQGNSLRGETITYLIDEGRFVALPQSNRQVESVYLVADPNSPTTSVAPPAPAVNPKPAFKTPNSR
- the lptB gene encoding LPS export ABC transporter ATP-binding protein, with amino-acid sequence MKIVLENIHKSYGKRAIVNRVNLSVAQGEVVGLLGPNGAGKTTTFYIATGLEKPDQGTVWLNDQDITTLPIHKRAHLGIGYLAQEASIFRNLTVQDNLLLVLEQTGVPRREWQNRLDGLLQEFRLEKVANTLGIRVSGGERRRTELARSLASGREGPKFLLLDEPFAGVDPIAVSEIQKIIAGLRDRYMGILITDHNVRETLAITDRAYIMRDGQILASGNAEELYNNPLVRQYYLGDDFQR
- a CDS encoding ferredoxin thioredoxin reductase catalytic beta subunit; translation: MNPSETETKSSEKSLEAMRHFSETYAKRTGTYFCVDPSVTAVVIEGLAKHKDDLGAPLCPCRHYEDKEAEVHATFWNCPCVPMRERKECHCMLFLTEDNEFRGEMQEISLEEIKAVRDSM
- a CDS encoding DUF309 domain-containing protein, with the protein product MTEEIPSEFWQGIEEFNQREFYACHDTLEALWMEASEPEKRFYQGVLQIAVGCYHLGNLNWRGAVILLGEGMRRLEAYEPAYSGIDVTELREQSAELLTALQQAGAENVVDFVEQMQQDENASQLPKILRIEG